One window of Botrimarina mediterranea genomic DNA carries:
- a CDS encoding LamG domain-containing protein produces the protein MSNTTMMMSPRRMAWTALPALLAVIGLAQASQAATSAYWRHEEGSDGALIAAGPGSVLDSSGNSNHMQTFDPTFTSASYSTNVSPVPLRSGLPNTLSLDFGPGGDDAGLNDDNYSGGAAINSQLFSSMTMELAFNMNAIGGFQAVFGKDGKPTSSVVPPLKVLVRGDDFPNAVPNQLFIEWIDGDGDVHFLAGGSTITAGEWNHLAFVLTDASASLYVAGEDTPYELVSSIAGEDFAGTSGEVLFASDANYSIGRGAFNGGVADWADAVIDEVRISDTALDTSEFLFAAVPEPSSLLLVALGAAALGARSVRNHS, from the coding sequence ATGAGTAACACCACGATGATGATGTCTCCCCGCCGCATGGCGTGGACTGCCCTCCCCGCTTTGCTGGCGGTCATAGGGCTGGCCCAGGCAAGCCAAGCAGCCACCTCCGCCTATTGGCGGCACGAAGAAGGGAGCGACGGCGCGTTGATCGCTGCCGGTCCCGGTTCGGTGCTCGATTCCTCGGGCAACAGCAACCACATGCAAACTTTCGATCCCACTTTCACTTCGGCGTCTTACTCGACGAACGTGTCGCCCGTCCCGCTCCGGAGCGGGCTGCCGAATACGTTGTCGCTCGACTTCGGCCCCGGCGGCGACGACGCCGGACTGAACGACGACAACTACTCGGGCGGTGCCGCGATCAATTCGCAGTTGTTTAGCTCGATGACGATGGAACTCGCCTTCAACATGAATGCGATCGGCGGCTTCCAGGCGGTTTTTGGGAAGGACGGCAAACCGACGTCGAGCGTCGTGCCGCCTCTCAAGGTCTTGGTGCGGGGCGACGACTTCCCGAACGCCGTTCCCAACCAGTTGTTCATCGAATGGATCGACGGTGACGGCGACGTCCACTTTCTCGCTGGTGGATCGACCATCACTGCCGGGGAGTGGAACCACTTGGCGTTCGTGTTGACCGATGCCTCAGCGAGTCTCTATGTCGCTGGCGAAGACACGCCGTACGAGTTGGTCAGCTCGATCGCGGGTGAGGATTTTGCCGGCACCTCCGGCGAGGTGCTGTTCGCCAGCGACGCGAACTATTCGATCGGCCGAGGCGCCTTCAACGGGGGCGTCGCGGACTGGGCCGACGCGGTGATCGATGAGGTGCGGATCAGCGACACCGCTTTGGATACGTCGGAGTTCCTCTTTGCCGCCGTGCCTGAGCCGAGCTCGCTGCTTCTGGTCGCCCTGGGCGCCGCTGCGCTTGGGGCGCGGAGCGTGCGTAACCATTCCTAG
- a CDS encoding LamG-like jellyroll fold domain-containing protein, which translates to MRNHRSRQMIINRYRAARLPLVLVAPFLAIPPAESQAATAAYWRHEEGPAGSIVPDGSNTVLDSSGAGNHMQTFSSANAPFTAATYSSNVSPLALRSGLPNDLSLDFGANPVGTEDGGGRNDDNYTAGKPIQTQLFTAMTVELAFNMNEIGGFQTLFGHDGKPLGDAEGEIDSPVAPLQIKVRGDDFPNAIPNQLFIEWIDGDGDIHSLASGESAVAGQWVHLAFTLTDSAAELWVAGETGDYLLKDAISGEDFAGALGPGEVTIFEPAGFSIGRGMFNNGVTDWSDALIDEVRISDVALTPDEFLFITAPGIDGDYNGDGSVNAADYTVWRDTLDSTTELAADGNNNSVIDSGDYTVWSNNYGASSGSAVAVPEPTGVALFTGLLLATSVLHRRK; encoded by the coding sequence ATGCGAAACCATCGATCCAGGCAAATGATCATCAATCGATATCGAGCCGCGCGGCTGCCCTTAGTGCTCGTTGCGCCTTTCCTGGCGATCCCGCCGGCCGAGAGTCAAGCGGCGACGGCCGCCTACTGGCGACACGAAGAAGGGCCGGCCGGATCGATCGTGCCCGATGGCTCGAATACCGTGCTGGATTCGTCGGGCGCCGGCAACCACATGCAGACGTTTAGCTCGGCGAACGCTCCGTTCACTGCCGCGACCTACTCGTCGAACGTATCACCGCTAGCACTGCGGAGCGGCCTGCCGAACGACCTGTCGCTGGACTTCGGCGCCAACCCCGTCGGGACCGAGGACGGTGGCGGCCGCAACGACGACAACTACACCGCCGGCAAGCCGATTCAGACCCAGTTGTTCACCGCGATGACGGTCGAGTTGGCTTTCAACATGAATGAGATTGGCGGCTTTCAAACGCTGTTCGGCCACGATGGCAAGCCTCTTGGCGACGCCGAAGGCGAGATCGATTCGCCGGTCGCGCCGTTGCAAATCAAGGTGCGCGGCGACGACTTCCCGAATGCAATCCCCAACCAACTGTTCATCGAATGGATCGACGGCGACGGCGATATCCATTCGCTTGCCTCGGGTGAGTCGGCGGTCGCGGGCCAGTGGGTCCATCTAGCGTTCACGCTCACCGACAGCGCGGCCGAACTTTGGGTGGCCGGCGAGACGGGCGACTACTTGCTGAAGGACGCTATCTCCGGTGAAGACTTCGCCGGCGCCCTCGGCCCCGGAGAGGTCACGATCTTTGAGCCGGCCGGCTTCTCGATCGGTCGTGGCATGTTCAACAACGGAGTTACGGACTGGTCCGACGCCCTCATCGACGAGGTGCGCATCAGCGATGTCGCCCTCACTCCTGACGAGTTCCTCTTCATCACGGCGCCGGGCATCGATGGCGACTACAACGGCGACGGCTCGGTCAACGCCGCGGACTACACCGTCTGGCGTGACACACTGGACTCAACGACCGAACTTGCTGCCGATGGCAACAACAACAGCGTAATCGATTCGGGTGACTACACCGTCTGGTCGAACAACTACGGGGCGTCGTCCGGGTCGGCGGTCGCTGTCCCCGAGCCGACGGGCGTCGCCTTGTTCACGGGTTTACTGCTGGCGACCTCCGTTCTGCATCGCCGGAAATAA
- a CDS encoding sugar-binding domain-containing protein yields MILNSPASRIALTLVLSLAVVSSTRGASPKLVTRWAAEVSAETAWPEYPRPQMVRDEWLNLNGEWDLAILDAAEQQPSEYPDKILAPYPIESQLSGVEKPLLPDQKAWYRREFRVPAAWGERRVLLHFGAVDWGAAVWLNGKRIGEHRGGFDPFSFDVTEALDANANNVLVVAVEDPTDSGSQPQGKQHLKPDGIWYTAVSGIWQTVWLEPTPQAAIRNLKTTPRLRDSVVDVVVDAVGVDDSMEIEVSAVVDGDVVASASGRSGSLLTLEIPDPHSWSPDDPFLYDLEVRLVKSGEIVDRVSSYFGFRSIELGPDRNGHVRMLFNGEPLFQYGPLDQGYWPDGLYTPPTEEAMVFDLKQAKRLGFNMVRKHVKVEQARWYYWCDRLGLLVWQDMPNGGEHAPWPADGVETTRTAESAQQYRVELKAMVDALYNFPCIVTWVPFNEGWGQFDTVEVSDWLKAYDPSRLVIAASGGNDFGAGHIDDDHFYPGPGSPPAEPDRAAVVGEFGGLGLPMEGHTWRDKENWGYLSFQKPDQLTNEYGDLIARLRPLVESHLSAAVYTQLTDVEVEVNGLITYDREVVKPDVMEVRRANLALHSAIPTQPPAVRAAASALAWWRFEAGEPDQQVANVSSRMGAIAAHDFSGRNNHLYAFFEASAPAITTTHPSRPLSIPGVVNRQSLDDRLAPEAPAPSRDLYTNPEQSLTHMDLLDRYPLRDFTIEASFCPESIDREQIVLAKEEDVGGTITPQLQLGLLGNPPAIVFELLSPSGEQVRLTSDIDVVEGEWRHVAVTCEKGELSLQVADEHGRSSDPVKVSIDTSPLWRRGTWVVGRGSVEGRMGRDYAGLIDEVRVSAKKLENAELLFGSPQATARNRDNNQ; encoded by the coding sequence ATGATCCTCAACAGTCCTGCATCCCGAATCGCGTTGACGCTCGTGCTCTCGCTAGCGGTCGTCTCTTCGACGCGCGGCGCGTCACCGAAGTTGGTGACGCGCTGGGCGGCTGAGGTTTCTGCCGAGACCGCTTGGCCCGAATACCCCCGTCCGCAAATGGTGCGTGACGAATGGCTCAATCTCAACGGCGAATGGGACCTCGCCATCCTCGACGCCGCTGAGCAACAGCCCAGCGAGTACCCCGACAAGATTCTTGCGCCTTACCCGATCGAGAGTCAGCTAAGCGGCGTTGAGAAGCCTTTGCTGCCGGATCAGAAGGCGTGGTACCGCCGCGAGTTCCGCGTCCCCGCTGCCTGGGGCGAGCGCCGCGTGCTGCTGCACTTTGGCGCCGTCGATTGGGGCGCGGCGGTGTGGCTCAATGGCAAGCGGATCGGCGAACACCGCGGCGGCTTCGATCCCTTTAGCTTTGACGTCACCGAAGCCTTGGATGCCAACGCCAACAACGTGTTGGTCGTAGCCGTTGAGGACCCGACCGACTCGGGCAGCCAACCGCAGGGCAAGCAGCACCTTAAGCCTGACGGGATTTGGTACACGGCCGTGAGCGGCATCTGGCAGACGGTATGGCTCGAGCCAACGCCGCAAGCCGCGATCCGCAACCTAAAGACGACCCCACGCCTCAGGGATTCGGTGGTTGATGTTGTCGTTGATGCGGTCGGCGTTGACGACTCGATGGAGATCGAGGTGAGCGCTGTGGTTGACGGGGACGTGGTGGCGTCGGCTAGCGGCCGATCTGGCAGTCTTCTCACGCTGGAGATCCCCGATCCCCATTCCTGGTCGCCAGACGATCCCTTTCTCTACGACCTCGAGGTGCGTCTGGTGAAGAGCGGTGAGATCGTTGATCGGGTGAGCAGTTACTTCGGCTTTCGGTCGATCGAACTAGGACCCGATCGCAACGGCCACGTACGGATGTTGTTCAATGGCGAGCCACTGTTTCAGTATGGTCCTCTCGATCAGGGCTACTGGCCGGACGGCCTTTACACACCGCCCACCGAAGAGGCGATGGTCTTTGACCTCAAGCAGGCGAAGCGACTGGGCTTCAACATGGTGCGTAAACATGTGAAGGTTGAGCAAGCGCGGTGGTACTACTGGTGTGACCGACTGGGCCTGTTGGTGTGGCAAGACATGCCCAACGGGGGAGAGCACGCCCCGTGGCCAGCGGACGGCGTGGAGACCACGCGAACTGCGGAATCAGCTCAGCAGTATCGAGTTGAACTCAAGGCGATGGTCGATGCGCTCTATAACTTTCCTTGCATCGTCACCTGGGTTCCTTTCAACGAGGGTTGGGGCCAGTTCGACACGGTCGAGGTTTCCGATTGGTTAAAGGCGTACGATCCTAGCCGCCTCGTCATCGCCGCGAGCGGCGGCAACGATTTCGGCGCGGGGCATATCGATGACGATCACTTTTATCCGGGGCCCGGTTCGCCCCCCGCTGAGCCGGACCGCGCCGCGGTGGTCGGCGAGTTTGGCGGCCTTGGCCTGCCGATGGAGGGGCATACGTGGCGGGACAAGGAAAACTGGGGTTACCTTAGTTTCCAGAAGCCCGATCAGCTCACCAACGAGTACGGCGACTTGATTGCGCGGCTGCGGCCATTGGTCGAATCCCACCTCAGCGCGGCGGTGTACACGCAGCTGACGGACGTCGAGGTCGAGGTCAACGGGTTGATCACGTACGACCGTGAGGTCGTTAAGCCAGACGTTATGGAAGTGCGTCGCGCGAACTTGGCGCTGCATTCCGCTATCCCAACGCAGCCGCCAGCGGTTCGCGCTGCGGCTTCGGCGCTGGCGTGGTGGAGGTTCGAAGCGGGAGAGCCTGATCAGCAAGTGGCGAACGTTAGCAGTCGGATGGGCGCTATTGCTGCCCACGACTTCTCGGGGCGCAACAATCACCTGTATGCGTTCTTCGAAGCTTCGGCGCCAGCGATCACGACCACCCACCCGAGTCGGCCTCTATCGATCCCAGGCGTTGTGAATCGTCAATCGCTCGACGATCGTTTGGCGCCCGAGGCGCCGGCTCCGAGTCGGGACTTGTATACGAATCCGGAGCAGTCGTTGACGCACATGGATTTGCTAGACCGCTACCCGCTCCGCGACTTCACGATCGAGGCCAGCTTCTGCCCGGAGAGCATTGACCGGGAACAGATTGTCCTGGCCAAGGAAGAGGATGTCGGTGGGACAATCACGCCGCAGCTACAGCTCGGTCTCCTCGGTAACCCGCCGGCGATCGTTTTCGAACTGCTCAGTCCGTCTGGCGAACAGGTGCGACTCACGAGCGACATCGACGTCGTGGAGGGTGAGTGGCGACATGTCGCCGTGACTTGCGAGAAAGGCGAGCTCTCCCTCCAAGTGGCTGACGAGCACGGCAGGTCTAGCGATCCGGTCAAGGTATCGATCGATACGTCTCCGCTTTGGCGGCGTGGCACCTGGGTGGTCGGGCGTGGCTCGGTTGAAGGTCGGATGGGGCGCGACTACGCCGGGCTCATCGACGAGGTGCGTGTATCCGCCAAAAAGCTCGAAAACGCCGAGCTGCTTTTCGGCAGTCCGCAAGCGACCGCACGGAATCGCGATAACAATCAATAG
- a CDS encoding FecR family protein, whose protein sequence is MNDELDQLIGDLFDGEIEETKRQRLNSLLRDEQGRRRYLELTKMHFSLASRAGASSQTDQTARAYRKVHDRIAPVTDSAFDRRTALEETSSAPGFRAWRGASVAAAAVVLVLGGLAVIAQRPEAPLADPVVMAASSPSEAPVTSEDVAEPVAPEVFAARIVSMSSDADWALGSGVADFLLRLQIGDELRLKRGVAKLEFASDAIAVLFGPARMKITGRGEVLLIEGRLTGRSEEGNFVVNTPNARVIDIGTAFGVVVEADETNVVVFEGEVDVQCDHEQMEAVRLTTGMSIRADKAGFDSPQQSSDPPWLDRDFRGQRPGALGPTELSLVDVVCGSAPNEYRFAGSIDPNTGTWTSLPWSERKGVRAAPATGLVSAVSGNPWVHSVFVPAPGGAAIPVDLEGVTVEAPEFSGGSWGPIWARRPFDSQADPLMSSVESDSEGFWGAGTKRALLDRSRWVRDGIVGLHANVGMTIDLDAIRKHFGVAPKAFRGVLAHLEKSHVSLPFHPEAKTSFQVFVDGELRYERLGFCRENGDVVFGADLKAGDRHLTLFATDGGDGPIYDRLVLLDPVILLAAPMAQ, encoded by the coding sequence ATGAACGATGAATTGGATCAACTGATCGGCGATCTCTTTGACGGAGAGATTGAGGAGACCAAGCGGCAGCGTCTGAATTCGCTGCTGCGCGACGAGCAAGGCCGACGTCGCTACCTTGAGCTGACGAAGATGCACTTCAGCTTGGCCAGCCGGGCTGGCGCATCCAGCCAGACGGACCAAACGGCCCGGGCTTATCGTAAGGTGCATGATCGCATCGCCCCCGTTACGGATTCCGCGTTCGATCGACGGACGGCCCTCGAAGAGACGTCGTCGGCGCCCGGCTTTCGCGCGTGGCGAGGGGCTTCGGTTGCCGCTGCGGCGGTGGTTCTTGTACTAGGCGGCCTGGCTGTCATAGCGCAACGACCCGAGGCGCCCCTCGCAGATCCCGTTGTGATGGCGGCGTCATCGCCATCGGAGGCGCCGGTTACGTCCGAGGATGTCGCCGAGCCGGTGGCGCCAGAGGTCTTTGCGGCGCGCATCGTTTCAATGTCGAGCGACGCCGACTGGGCCCTTGGCTCGGGCGTCGCCGACTTCTTGTTGAGGCTTCAGATTGGCGACGAGTTGCGACTCAAGCGAGGCGTCGCCAAGTTAGAGTTCGCATCGGACGCCATCGCGGTTCTGTTCGGCCCGGCGCGCATGAAGATCACCGGGCGTGGTGAGGTCTTGCTGATTGAGGGACGTCTCACCGGGCGTTCTGAGGAGGGCAACTTCGTCGTCAATACGCCGAACGCGCGCGTCATCGATATCGGCACCGCCTTCGGTGTTGTCGTGGAGGCGGATGAAACGAATGTCGTCGTCTTCGAGGGCGAGGTCGATGTCCAATGCGACCATGAGCAAATGGAAGCCGTGCGGCTCACGACCGGCATGTCGATCCGTGCGGATAAAGCCGGATTCGACTCGCCCCAGCAATCGAGCGATCCCCCGTGGCTGGACCGCGATTTCCGAGGACAGCGGCCGGGCGCCTTGGGGCCAACCGAGTTGAGCCTAGTCGACGTCGTGTGCGGCAGCGCGCCTAACGAGTACCGGTTTGCAGGTTCCATCGATCCCAACACAGGCACGTGGACGAGTCTGCCGTGGTCCGAGCGCAAGGGCGTTCGCGCGGCTCCGGCGACGGGGTTGGTGTCGGCGGTTTCGGGCAATCCCTGGGTGCACAGTGTTTTCGTGCCAGCGCCGGGCGGAGCCGCCATCCCTGTGGACCTCGAAGGCGTTACGGTCGAAGCGCCGGAGTTTAGTGGAGGCTCGTGGGGGCCGATCTGGGCGCGGCGTCCCTTCGACAGCCAGGCCGATCCGTTGATGAGCAGCGTGGAATCGGACTCGGAGGGATTCTGGGGCGCCGGCACTAAGCGGGCGCTGCTTGACCGTTCACGGTGGGTCCGCGACGGGATTGTCGGTCTACACGCCAATGTCGGAATGACCATCGACCTCGACGCGATCCGAAAGCACTTCGGCGTCGCGCCCAAGGCGTTCCGCGGCGTGCTCGCGCACCTAGAGAAGTCTCACGTCTCGCTGCCGTTTCACCCGGAGGCGAAGACCAGTTTTCAGGTCTTTGTCGATGGCGAACTGCGTTACGAACGCCTCGGTTTCTGCCGCGAGAACGGCGACGTGGTGTTTGGCGCTGATCTCAAAGCAGGCGACCGTCATCTCACGCTCTTCGCCACCGATGGCGGCGACGGACCGATCTACGATCGTCTTGTGCTGCTTGACCCTGTCATCCTGCTAGCGGCGCCGATGGCGCAATAG
- a CDS encoding sigma-70 family RNA polymerase sigma factor has product MRGDEADRLDDERTDPANAERDRAELFLVLHAQNHSRISAFVHTLVPSWQDAEEIIQDTLVVLWRKFDDFDLSTNFFAWAARIAQYEVLNYRRVNRRKRVLTFDDDVLESLAATAIRQLNDIELEREALEICLQKLAPADREIVRARYQSGGDVHLVAELLQRTAGHAQRVLRSIRSSLIRCVQQRMAEIGA; this is encoded by the coding sequence ATGCGTGGAGACGAAGCCGACCGGCTGGACGACGAGCGAACGGACCCGGCGAACGCCGAACGTGACCGGGCGGAGTTGTTTCTGGTGCTGCATGCACAAAACCATTCTCGTATTTCGGCGTTTGTCCACACGCTGGTGCCGTCGTGGCAGGACGCCGAGGAGATCATCCAAGACACGCTCGTCGTCCTGTGGCGGAAGTTCGACGACTTCGATTTGTCGACGAACTTCTTCGCTTGGGCCGCCCGAATCGCGCAGTACGAGGTGCTCAATTACCGCCGCGTCAATCGACGCAAGCGGGTTCTAACCTTCGACGATGACGTGCTCGAATCGCTCGCAGCGACAGCCATCCGGCAGTTGAACGACATCGAGCTCGAGCGAGAAGCCCTGGAGATCTGTTTGCAGAAGCTCGCCCCCGCCGATCGCGAAATCGTCCGGGCGCGGTACCAATCCGGCGGCGACGTGCATCTCGTTGCGGAGCTGTTGCAGCGCACCGCGGGTCACGCGCAAAGAGTCTTGAGGAGCATTCGATCTTCCTTGATTCGCTGTGTGCAGCAGCGGATGGCGGAGATTGGGGCGTAA
- a CDS encoding Gfo/Idh/MocA family protein produces the protein MSPKPLLASRRDFLKVSAASAAVASVAPGAWASGYRSANERPVCAFIGTGIRYGQLVHDFLKFGPGAALCDVDSAQLDAAVRQFHSVYEGRGVAAPTPDRYEDYRRILDRPDIDAVVIATPDHWHVKIAIEALQAGKDVYSEKPLTHNVGEGQLMLDALGRSKGVMAVGTQQRSNYQFQTAAALARTERAGKVQRVTCGLQGAPSSDSLPKCAPPSGMNWNRWLGPAPWADFRSASELPQGGYGSEFPYSRGHAHFRWWYEYAGGKLTDWGAHHVDIALWGLGKSDASMGRFTIDPKRVDHPVEFKDGYPVDETRLNTATGFDLNVKFEDGVELDIVDRSERLDFDNGIMFECEKGRFFVNRGKLKGKPVEELEGEPLPDSAFGDLYNGLTREQAEKNGLADGVNHVRNFIDCVKSRQTPISDVASHHRHLTVCHVANIAMRLGRKVTFDPASERFVNDEQADGLLSREPRKGFEFAT, from the coding sequence ATGTCACCAAAGCCGCTGCTCGCTTCTCGCCGTGATTTCTTGAAGGTCTCCGCGGCGTCGGCCGCCGTGGCCAGCGTCGCACCGGGGGCGTGGGCCAGCGGCTACCGCAGCGCTAACGAACGGCCCGTCTGTGCGTTCATCGGCACGGGCATCCGATACGGGCAGCTCGTCCACGACTTTCTCAAGTTCGGCCCCGGCGCCGCGCTGTGCGACGTGGACAGCGCCCAGCTCGACGCCGCCGTCCGCCAATTCCACTCGGTCTATGAGGGCCGCGGCGTCGCGGCCCCAACGCCGGACCGCTACGAAGACTACCGCCGCATCCTCGACCGGCCCGACATCGACGCGGTCGTGATCGCGACCCCCGACCACTGGCACGTGAAGATCGCCATCGAGGCGCTGCAAGCCGGCAAGGACGTCTACTCCGAGAAGCCGCTGACGCACAACGTCGGCGAGGGCCAGCTGATGCTCGACGCGCTCGGCCGCTCGAAGGGCGTGATGGCCGTCGGCACGCAGCAGCGTTCGAACTACCAGTTCCAGACCGCCGCGGCGCTGGCGCGCACCGAGCGCGCCGGCAAGGTGCAACGCGTCACGTGCGGCTTGCAAGGCGCGCCGAGCAGCGACTCGCTCCCCAAATGCGCCCCGCCATCGGGCATGAACTGGAACCGCTGGCTCGGCCCGGCGCCGTGGGCCGACTTCCGCTCGGCGTCCGAACTCCCGCAGGGAGGGTACGGCAGCGAGTTCCCTTACAGCCGCGGACACGCCCACTTCCGCTGGTGGTACGAGTACGCCGGGGGCAAGCTCACCGACTGGGGCGCGCACCACGTGGACATCGCCCTCTGGGGCCTCGGCAAGAGCGACGCCTCGATGGGCCGCTTTACGATCGACCCCAAGCGTGTCGATCACCCTGTTGAGTTCAAGGACGGCTATCCCGTTGACGAGACGCGCCTCAACACGGCGACGGGTTTCGATTTGAACGTCAAGTTCGAGGACGGGGTCGAACTCGACATCGTCGACCGCTCCGAGCGGTTGGACTTCGACAACGGCATCATGTTCGAGTGCGAGAAGGGCCGCTTCTTCGTCAACCGCGGCAAGCTCAAGGGCAAGCCCGTCGAGGAACTGGAGGGCGAGCCGCTCCCCGACTCGGCCTTCGGCGATCTCTACAACGGGCTGACGCGGGAGCAGGCCGAGAAGAACGGCCTCGCCGATGGCGTGAACCACGTCCGCAACTTCATCGACTGCGTCAAGAGCCGCCAGACGCCGATCTCCGACGTCGCCTCCCACCACCGGCACCTGACGGTCTGCCACGTGGCGAACATCGCGATGCGGCTGGGCCGCAAGGTGACGTTCGACCCGGCGAGCGAACGGTTCGTCAACGACGAGCAAGCCGACGGCCTCCTGAGCCGCGAACCCCGCAAGGGTTTCGAGTTCGCGACCTGA